The proteins below come from a single Edaphobacter acidisoli genomic window:
- the dnaX gene encoding DNA polymerase III subunit gamma/tau: MAYQVLARKYRPQRFADVAGQDHVTVTLMNALRQNRIAHGYIFSGHRGIGKTTIARILAMALNCRNAIGSELRPTPEPCEVCESCTEIRAGNAVDVIEIDAATNRGIDEIRELRDAARYRPARDKYKIYILDEAHQITDAAFNALLKTLEEPPEHIVFMMATTQPEDIPQTVRSRCQHFSFHAVKLADILSELRGIAEKEGVIADDAALSLLAEAGDGSMRDALSIMDQAIASAPLEDGKPRLDASQIRELMGTVPNAVFERILEAVDGNRSAEVITVANGLLDAGNSPAQLARQCVRYLRNCLIAKIAGDGAAAELLQISADEQRRALRSAALFTEEELTRFLQVMLRTFDELGYRQEQRFHFELGLLKLVHLRRLLPVEEILSQFPVGGSPAARPSSVSQAAPAKSVTTTRAVEASVATAPVVSAKPAFSPFEQSRKRFDETPAAAAPAPIAASVPQVPKPVEVPASASVAAPAISASAVTEPVVAASESASSAPATSASEAASADALQKAAVEALSKAKSQDTAADALNDAEWAVENGEIRVQTEVSKAMLSMVVNAEAEKIVRAALRDAGAGALKLVLLPGTASASAPKKQRAAKTGSVQAKALEHPVVQQAQSLFQAEIRTVIDLRDDD, encoded by the coding sequence ATGGCATATCAGGTTCTCGCACGTAAATACCGGCCTCAACGCTTCGCGGACGTTGCGGGGCAGGACCACGTCACGGTCACGTTGATGAATGCCCTGCGCCAGAACAGGATCGCGCACGGATACATCTTCAGCGGCCATCGTGGTATCGGCAAGACGACCATCGCGCGCATCCTCGCGATGGCTCTCAACTGCCGCAACGCCATCGGCTCTGAGCTGCGACCAACGCCTGAGCCGTGCGAGGTCTGCGAGAGCTGCACCGAGATTCGTGCTGGTAACGCAGTCGACGTCATTGAGATCGACGCGGCGACCAATCGCGGCATCGACGAGATACGCGAACTGCGTGATGCGGCTCGTTACAGACCAGCTCGCGATAAGTACAAGATCTATATCCTCGACGAGGCGCACCAGATCACCGATGCGGCCTTCAATGCGCTGCTCAAGACGCTCGAAGAACCGCCCGAGCACATCGTCTTTATGATGGCGACGACGCAGCCGGAAGACATTCCGCAGACGGTGCGCTCGCGCTGCCAGCACTTCAGCTTTCATGCCGTCAAACTCGCCGACATTCTGAGCGAGCTGCGCGGCATCGCCGAGAAGGAAGGCGTGATCGCCGATGATGCGGCGCTGAGCCTGCTCGCCGAAGCGGGCGATGGCTCGATGCGCGATGCGCTGTCCATCATGGACCAGGCGATTGCGAGCGCACCGCTGGAGGACGGCAAACCGCGGCTCGATGCTTCGCAGATACGCGAGCTGATGGGAACGGTGCCGAATGCTGTCTTCGAGCGAATCCTCGAAGCTGTTGATGGCAACCGCAGCGCTGAAGTCATTACCGTGGCGAACGGACTGCTCGATGCTGGAAACTCGCCAGCACAACTGGCTCGCCAGTGCGTGCGCTATCTGCGCAACTGCCTCATCGCTAAGATCGCTGGTGATGGTGCGGCGGCTGAGCTGCTTCAGATATCGGCGGACGAGCAGCGGCGTGCGTTGCGTTCGGCTGCGCTGTTCACCGAGGAAGAGCTGACGCGCTTTCTCCAGGTGATGCTTAGGACGTTCGACGAACTTGGTTACAGACAGGAGCAGCGATTCCACTTCGAGCTTGGACTGCTCAAGCTCGTGCATTTGCGTCGTCTGCTTCCAGTCGAGGAAATACTGAGTCAGTTCCCTGTTGGCGGAAGTCCTGCGGCTCGACCGAGTTCAGTTTCGCAGGCTGCTCCTGCGAAGAGTGTGACTACGACTCGCGCGGTGGAAGCGAGCGTTGCTACTGCTCCTGTAGTTTCGGCGAAGCCTGCGTTCTCGCCGTTCGAGCAGAGCAGGAAGCGGTTCGACGAAACTCCTGCTGCAGCTGCTCCTGCGCCGATTGCGGCTTCTGTTCCTCAGGTTCCGAAGCCTGTTGAGGTTCCTGCTTCTGCTTCTGTCGCAGCACCTGCGATTTCTGCTTCTGCTGTTACTGAACCTGTTGTGGCTGCAAGCGAGAGCGCATCTTCGGCTCCTGCGACATCCGCTTCCGAAGCGGCTTCGGCTGATGCTTTGCAGAAGGCTGCGGTTGAGGCACTCTCGAAGGCGAAGAGTCAGGACACTGCGGCTGATGCGCTCAACGATGCGGAGTGGGCCGTTGAGAACGGCGAGATCCGCGTGCAGACTGAGGTCTCGAAGGCGATGCTCTCGATGGTCGTCAATGCGGAGGCGGAGAAGATTGTGCGTGCAGCGCTGCGCGATGCTGGAGCTGGCGCGTTGAAGCTGGTTCTGCTTCCGGGAACGGCGAGCGCTTCGGCTCCGAAGAAGCAGCGTGCAGCGAAGACGGGAAGCGTTCAGGCGAAGGCGCTCGAACATCCGGTGGTGCAGCAGGCGCAATCGTTGTTTCAGGCTGAGATTCGTACCGTGATCGATCTGCGCGATGATGATTAA
- a CDS encoding PP2C family protein-serine/threonine phosphatase, translating into MGHSRKEVATVQRTPRHTEIGELPGIELHAAYQSARTGGDFFDALVVGERLIFLIMDIAGRRPETDTVAARVQDTFRKGAQEIFGAMDVNLMDSIAQLAHEINHSVIDAKGSVCFAPAFVGCFDLTLDVMAYINAGGQPAVFRDGDGTRLLPNVSVPMGLFTHLVYEPSIQAFVPGARLLIVTKGVVESQRGREQFGVERVVRVVEEAASDSAGELCRSVLDAAAEFQRPSRFRAFRLRGRRERREDMTALAVTRPIET; encoded by the coding sequence GTGGGCCATTCGCGAAAAGAAGTGGCAACCGTCCAGCGAACTCCGCGCCACACCGAGATTGGTGAGCTGCCGGGCATCGAGCTCCATGCAGCGTATCAGTCTGCTCGTACGGGCGGAGACTTTTTTGACGCGCTGGTGGTCGGCGAGCGGCTGATCTTTCTCATCATGGACATTGCAGGGCGACGTCCCGAGACCGATACGGTTGCGGCGCGCGTTCAGGACACGTTTCGCAAGGGTGCGCAGGAGATATTTGGAGCGATGGACGTCAACCTGATGGACTCGATCGCGCAACTGGCGCATGAGATCAACCATAGCGTGATCGATGCGAAAGGCTCGGTTTGTTTCGCCCCGGCGTTTGTCGGGTGCTTCGACCTGACGCTGGATGTGATGGCGTACATCAATGCCGGTGGCCAGCCGGCGGTGTTTCGCGATGGAGATGGAACGCGGCTGCTGCCGAATGTTTCGGTGCCGATGGGGTTGTTTACGCACCTGGTGTATGAGCCGTCGATCCAGGCGTTTGTACCGGGAGCGCGATTGCTGATCGTCACCAAAGGTGTTGTGGAAAGCCAGCGAGGGCGGGAGCAGTTTGGAGTGGAGCGCGTGGTTCGCGTGGTGGAAGAGGCTGCTTCGGATTCGGCAGGGGAGCTTTGTCGAAGTGTGCTTGATGCGGCTGCGGAGTTTCAGAGGCCTTCGCGGTTCAGGGCTTTCAGATTGCGTGGCAGACGCGAACGGCGTGAGGACATGACTGCGTTGGCGGTGACGCGGCCTATCGAGACTTAA
- the eno gene encoding phosphopyruvate hydratase — translation MTEIVSIHAREILDSRGNPTVEADVVLDGGAKGRAAVPSGASTGEHEAVELRDGDKQHYLGKGVLNAVENVESILAPELTGMDAANQRLIDATMIQLDGTDNKGKLGANAILAVSMACARASANALNLPLYRYLGGVNACLLPTPMMNILNGGSHADSNVDFQEFMVMPVGAESFSDALRWGTEVFHTLKGVLKKKGYNTAVGDEGGFAPNLKSNAEAIELILEAIQLAGYKPGEDIAIALDPASSEFYDKDKGKYIFKKSDKSEKTSAEMAAFWENWVRQYPIVSLEDGLAEDDWDGWKLMTEQIGDIVQLVGDDLFVTNTTRLQQGIEQKIANSILIKVNQIGTISETLDAIELARRYGYTSIISHRSGETEDTFIADLAVGTGAGQIKTGSASRTDRIAKYNQLLRIEEELGQAAQFLGIESVNFGQ, via the coding sequence ATGACTGAGATCGTCTCAATCCACGCGCGCGAGATTCTGGACTCCCGCGGAAACCCCACTGTTGAAGCCGACGTCGTCCTCGACGGCGGAGCCAAGGGCCGCGCCGCCGTTCCCAGCGGGGCCTCCACCGGCGAACACGAGGCCGTCGAGCTGCGCGACGGCGACAAGCAGCACTACCTCGGCAAGGGCGTCCTCAACGCCGTCGAGAACGTCGAGTCCATCCTCGCGCCTGAGCTCACCGGCATGGACGCCGCCAACCAGCGCCTCATCGACGCCACCATGATCCAGCTCGACGGCACCGACAACAAGGGCAAGCTCGGAGCCAACGCCATCCTCGCCGTCTCCATGGCCTGCGCCCGCGCCTCGGCCAACGCGCTCAACCTGCCGCTCTATCGTTATCTGGGAGGCGTCAACGCCTGCCTGCTGCCCACGCCCATGATGAACATCCTCAACGGCGGCTCGCACGCCGACTCGAACGTCGACTTCCAGGAGTTCATGGTCATGCCCGTCGGCGCGGAAAGTTTTTCTGACGCGCTCCGCTGGGGCACCGAAGTCTTCCACACCCTCAAGGGCGTGCTCAAGAAGAAGGGCTACAACACAGCGGTCGGCGACGAAGGCGGCTTCGCTCCCAACCTCAAGTCCAACGCCGAAGCCATCGAGCTGATCCTCGAAGCCATCCAGCTTGCCGGCTACAAGCCCGGCGAAGACATCGCCATCGCGCTCGACCCTGCCTCCAGCGAGTTCTACGACAAAGACAAGGGCAAGTACATCTTCAAGAAGTCCGACAAATCCGAGAAGACCTCCGCCGAGATGGCCGCCTTCTGGGAGAACTGGGTGCGCCAGTACCCCATCGTCTCGCTCGAAGACGGCCTCGCCGAAGACGACTGGGACGGCTGGAAGCTGATGACCGAGCAGATCGGCGACATCGTGCAGCTCGTCGGCGACGACCTCTTCGTCACCAACACCACGCGCCTCCAGCAGGGCATCGAGCAGAAAATCGCCAACTCGATCCTGATTAAGGTCAACCAGATCGGCACCATCTCCGAGACGCTCGACGCCATCGAGCTGGCCCGCCGCTACGGCTACACCTCGATCATCTCCCACCGCTCCGGCGAGACCGAAGACACCTTCATCGCGGACCTCGCGGTAGGCACCGGCGCCGGCCAGATCAAGACCGGCAGCGCCAGCCGCACCGACCGCATCGCCAAGTACAACCAGCTCCTCCGCATCGAAGAAGAACTAGGCCAGGCAGCCCAGTTCCTCGGCATCGAGAGCGTCAACTTCGGCCAGTAA
- a CDS encoding YbaB/EbfC family nucleoid-associated protein, translating to MNFSDLAKMKDVLGQAKQMQEQMERKLAETVVEASTGGGVVTVRMNGKKEVLRLRIEPSAIGSAGSDLELLEDLIAAAVNEAGRRVDETVKSSLSGMMGGLGLPDLPGLT from the coding sequence ATGAATTTTTCCGATCTTGCAAAGATGAAAGATGTGCTCGGGCAGGCAAAGCAGATGCAGGAGCAGATGGAGCGCAAGCTTGCCGAGACGGTCGTCGAGGCTTCGACTGGCGGAGGCGTTGTGACCGTGCGGATGAACGGTAAAAAAGAGGTGCTGCGTCTGCGCATCGAGCCGAGTGCGATTGGCAGCGCGGGCAGCGACCTTGAACTGCTCGAGGATTTAATTGCAGCCGCAGTGAATGAGGCCGGGCGGCGTGTCGATGAGACGGTTAAGTCCAGCTTGTCCGGGATGATGGGCGGACTCGGATTGCCGGACCTGCCGGGGTTGACCTAA
- a CDS encoding serine/threonine-protein kinase codes for MKRREIKQYEFVRRIGSGGSGVVFLANDTLLQRPVVLKLLKRGNLSTEQMRATQLREARMASAIDHPNVCAIYDVGTAPAENGQGGARGEEQEAYIVMQYIPGKSLDRLIAEGPASLQLVLSAGIQIADGLSAAHSLGIFHRDLKPANVMLTDGGLIKILDFGLARRLAPEKLDFDPSGPASKPSQPAAGATYTARGGTIAYMAPEQFVTGQSSVQSDIFALGLILYELATGRHPFHRPDAPEFQTIRATQFADPPHIREIAPHLPVELESVILHCLEKQPSARFATAADVREALKTIMMAMQLDSVLIPGEPPVSLTSQQGRLQLETPEEEKRSTGILSMLAERFRESAITAADKQQTIVVLPFVNFGPSDVAPLYGYALADAIATRLARMSSLVVRPSSSLMNLPTQQLDPLSIGKKLMVNFVLAGNFLRSEKGFDLNWQLLDVNGQSVRAGGSINVASFDLVSVQSEICNEVFSTIQGFGNLQAPKQENQHRADSLSEDVSEEYLRARALLSSFMTRTGSRDELDRASQLFSSVVKQDAKYAPAWSGLGIAHLQYTRNALGGQMHLVEARRAFDKALALDPGSVEANLYRVYMLLSRGEKESARHGIENLLQTAGNDWNVRLVAGLTLRTDGMYDEAMEQFSASLRMNPSNAAIIYNHRARVYQYQNQLELAADELEKGLTLEPRQPMLRISLGYQQMRTGDLTRAIETLEGVVRDEKTIRIVYPTLALCYVQLGEREKAATFIIEDTLAAAEADSEMAYRLATYFALDGDESEALHWLRRAIYLGNENYPWFSKNPAWRKLQGHTDFERILEDLKKSYRRNQKNWKRLLAQVRD; via the coding sequence ATGAAGCGCCGCGAGATCAAGCAATACGAATTTGTCCGCCGCATCGGCTCCGGCGGCAGCGGAGTCGTCTTTCTCGCCAACGACACCCTCCTCCAGCGCCCGGTCGTGCTCAAACTCCTCAAGCGCGGCAACCTCTCCACCGAGCAGATGCGCGCCACGCAGCTCCGCGAAGCGCGCATGGCTTCCGCCATCGACCACCCCAACGTCTGCGCCATCTACGACGTCGGCACCGCGCCCGCGGAAAACGGCCAGGGGGGCGCCCGCGGCGAAGAGCAGGAAGCCTACATCGTCATGCAGTACATCCCCGGCAAGAGCCTCGATCGGCTCATCGCCGAAGGCCCCGCCTCGCTGCAACTGGTCCTCTCCGCCGGCATCCAGATCGCCGACGGTCTCTCCGCCGCGCACTCGCTCGGCATCTTCCACCGCGACCTCAAGCCCGCCAACGTCATGCTCACCGACGGCGGTCTCATCAAGATCCTCGACTTCGGTCTCGCCCGCCGCCTCGCCCCCGAAAAGCTCGACTTCGACCCCTCCGGCCCCGCGTCAAAACCCAGCCAGCCAGCCGCCGGCGCCACCTACACCGCACGCGGAGGCACCATCGCTTACATGGCGCCCGAGCAGTTCGTCACCGGTCAGTCCAGCGTGCAGTCCGACATCTTCGCCCTCGGCCTCATCCTCTACGAGCTCGCCACCGGCCGCCATCCCTTCCATCGCCCCGACGCGCCCGAGTTTCAGACCATCCGCGCCACGCAGTTCGCCGACCCGCCACACATCCGCGAGATCGCGCCGCACCTGCCCGTGGAGCTCGAAAGCGTCATCCTGCACTGCCTCGAAAAGCAGCCCTCCGCGCGCTTCGCCACCGCCGCCGACGTGCGCGAGGCCCTCAAGACCATCATGATGGCCATGCAGCTCGACTCGGTGCTCATCCCCGGCGAGCCGCCCGTCTCGCTCACCTCGCAGCAGGGACGCCTGCAGCTCGAAACGCCGGAAGAAGAGAAGCGCTCCACCGGCATCCTCTCCATGCTCGCCGAACGCTTCCGCGAATCCGCCATCACTGCGGCGGACAAGCAGCAGACCATCGTCGTGCTGCCCTTCGTCAACTTCGGCCCCTCCGACGTCGCCCCGCTCTACGGCTACGCTCTGGCCGACGCCATCGCCACACGCCTAGCCCGCATGTCCTCGCTCGTCGTGCGCCCGTCCAGCTCGCTCATGAACCTGCCCACGCAGCAGCTCGACCCGCTCAGCATCGGCAAAAAGCTGATGGTGAACTTCGTTCTCGCCGGAAACTTCCTGCGTTCCGAAAAAGGCTTCGACCTCAACTGGCAACTACTCGATGTGAACGGCCAGAGCGTCCGCGCCGGAGGCTCCATCAACGTCGCCTCCTTCGACCTCGTCAGCGTGCAATCCGAGATCTGCAACGAAGTCTTCAGCACCATTCAGGGCTTCGGCAACCTGCAAGCGCCCAAGCAGGAGAACCAGCACCGCGCCGACTCGCTCTCGGAAGATGTCTCCGAAGAGTATCTCCGCGCCCGCGCCCTACTCTCGTCGTTTATGACGCGCACCGGCAGCCGCGACGAGCTCGACCGCGCCTCCCAGCTCTTCAGCTCCGTCGTCAAGCAGGACGCAAAGTACGCCCCCGCATGGTCGGGCCTCGGCATCGCGCACCTGCAATACACCCGCAACGCACTCGGCGGCCAGATGCATCTCGTCGAAGCGCGCCGCGCCTTCGACAAAGCTCTCGCCCTTGACCCCGGCTCCGTCGAAGCCAATCTCTACCGCGTCTACATGCTGCTCTCGCGTGGCGAAAAAGAGTCGGCGCGCCACGGCATCGAAAACCTGCTCCAGACCGCGGGCAACGACTGGAACGTCCGCCTCGTCGCCGGCCTCACCCTGCGCACCGACGGCATGTACGACGAAGCGATGGAGCAGTTCAGCGCCTCTCTGCGCATGAACCCATCGAACGCGGCCATCATCTACAACCACCGCGCCCGCGTCTATCAATATCAAAACCAGCTTGAGCTCGCCGCAGACGAGCTCGAAAAGGGCCTCACGCTCGAACCGCGCCAGCCCATGCTGCGCATCTCGCTCGGCTACCAGCAGATGCGCACCGGCGATCTCACACGCGCCATCGAAACGCTCGAAGGTGTTGTCCGCGACGAGAAGACCATCCGCATCGTCTACCCAACGCTCGCGCTCTGCTATGTGCAGTTAGGCGAGCGAGAAAAAGCCGCGACCTTCATCATCGAAGACACGCTTGCCGCCGCCGAAGCCGACAGCGAGATGGCCTATCGCCTCGCCACCTACTTCGCGCTCGACGGCGACGAATCCGAAGCGCTCCACTGGCTCCGCCGCGCCATCTATCTCGGCAACGAGAACTACCCGTGGTTCTCGAAAAACCCAGCCTGGCGCAAGCTGCAGGGCCACACCGACTTCGAGCGCATCCTCGAAGACCTCAAAAAAAGCTACCGCCGCAACCAGAAAAACTGGAAGCGTCTCCTCGCCCAGGTCCGCGATTAG
- a CDS encoding DUF2059 domain-containing protein: MTTKLLLACTLLCATLHAQTQQTQPAPTTPAHPATVEQIHQYYAITHSIETAHKVMDQMVTAMQSTAPSYLPQNFWDDLRQSINAVDLEGAFIPAYQKYFSEEDMNAVLGFYKSPAGQHMLEAQPLISSYAQQELREIGQKIGQEVYLRHKDEIEAARNKYEESQHPEATPDTTPAPTPPTQKQ, translated from the coding sequence ATGACGACCAAACTTCTGCTCGCCTGCACCCTCCTCTGCGCAACGCTCCACGCGCAAACCCAGCAAACCCAGCCAGCGCCCACCACCCCTGCCCATCCCGCCACCGTCGAGCAGATCCACCAGTACTACGCCATCACCCACTCCATCGAGACAGCCCACAAAGTCATGGACCAGATGGTCACAGCCATGCAGTCCACCGCCCCCTCCTACCTTCCCCAGAATTTCTGGGACGACCTCCGCCAATCGATCAACGCCGTCGATCTCGAAGGCGCCTTCATCCCTGCCTATCAAAAATACTTCTCCGAAGAAGACATGAACGCCGTGCTCGGCTTCTACAAATCCCCGGCCGGCCAGCACATGCTCGAAGCCCAGCCGCTCATCAGCTCCTACGCCCAGCAGGAGCTGCGCGAGATCGGCCAGAAGATCGGCCAGGAGGTCTACCTCCGCCACAAAGACGAGATCGAAGCCGCCCGCAACAAGTACGAGGAGAGCCAGCACCCCGAAGCCACACCAGACACCACCCCGGCTCCAACCCCACCTACGCAAAAACAGTGA
- the recR gene encoding recombination mediator RecR produces the protein MTRLIDELRKLPGVGTRSAQRLAFHILRSPAEDAEALATAIRELKLHLRLCSVCNNITDVDPCTFCTSAVRDQRVVCVVEEPTNIATIEKTRGYNGVYHVLHGTLSPIGGVGPEQLRMANLFTRLAAVDEVILATSPTTEGEATAGYLALELRKTKPALKVTRIATGVPAGSDIEYADEVTMTRAMEGRREF, from the coding sequence ATGACGCGGCTGATCGACGAGCTGCGCAAGCTGCCTGGTGTAGGCACCAGGAGCGCGCAGCGGCTGGCGTTTCACATCCTGCGCTCACCTGCGGAAGACGCCGAGGCTCTTGCTACAGCGATCCGTGAGCTGAAGCTGCATCTGCGGCTTTGCTCGGTCTGCAACAACATCACCGATGTTGATCCATGCACGTTCTGCACCAGCGCGGTGCGCGATCAGCGCGTAGTTTGCGTGGTCGAGGAACCGACGAACATCGCTACCATCGAAAAGACGCGCGGCTACAACGGCGTCTACCATGTGCTGCACGGAACGCTCTCGCCTATCGGCGGAGTTGGGCCGGAGCAGTTGCGGATGGCCAATCTGTTCACGCGGCTGGCTGCGGTCGATGAGGTGATTCTGGCGACTTCGCCGACGACTGAGGGCGAAGCTACTGCGGGCTATCTTGCTCTTGAACTGCGTAAGACAAAGCCTGCGCTGAAGGTCACGCGCATTGCGACTGGTGTTCCCGCCGGCAGCGACATAGAGTATGCCGATGAGGTGACGATGACGCGGGCGATGGAAGGGCGTCGCGAGTTTTAG
- the gpmI gene encoding 2,3-bisphosphoglycerate-independent phosphoglycerate mutase produces MSKKPIVLTILDGWGYRAETNGNAIALARKPTYDKLLTEYPNTLLRASEHFVGLPDGQMGNSEVGHLNLGAGRIVRMDMTRIDSAIEDGSLFDDPTLVRAYELAAHEGRALHLIGLVSDGGVHSHQRHLYALLRMAAQRKLTHVYVHAFMDGRDTMPTSGVGYLQELHRKFHEYGVGVIASVSGRYYAMDRDLRWEKERQAFDAMVTGHPEGGLYGSPVERLRELYNNGITDEFVPPFTCINPTDGKPVGLIRDRDVVINFNYRADRARQITRVLGRNSGFAPDAGQHLPKAAELDEMIPRNLVPRDLHYVAMTQYDKTFTVPVVIPPESMDNLLANLMAQANLRNLRVAETEKYAHVTYFFNGGIEKPFAGEDRVLVPSQKVATYDLAPEMSAAGIGDAVVKAIGDTAFDVIIVNFANADMVGHSGKLEPTIKGVETIDTQLARIYQAIKQRGGSLLVTADHGNAEMLIDPATGGPHTAHTTNPVPFILITEDGKKVSLREGGSLRDISPTVLDLLNLGQPKDMTGGNLRIEQTR; encoded by the coding sequence ATGTCGAAAAAACCAATCGTCCTCACCATCCTCGACGGATGGGGTTATCGCGCCGAAACCAACGGCAACGCCATCGCCCTGGCCCGCAAACCCACCTACGACAAGCTGTTGACCGAGTACCCGAACACCCTGCTCCGCGCCAGCGAGCACTTCGTCGGCCTGCCCGACGGCCAGATGGGCAACTCCGAGGTCGGTCACCTCAACCTCGGCGCAGGCCGCATCGTCCGCATGGACATGACCCGCATCGACTCCGCGATTGAAGACGGCAGCCTCTTCGACGACCCCACGCTGGTCCGCGCTTACGAGCTAGCCGCGCACGAAGGCCGCGCCCTGCACCTCATCGGCCTCGTCTCCGACGGCGGAGTCCACTCGCACCAGCGCCATCTCTACGCGCTGCTGCGCATGGCCGCCCAGCGCAAGCTCACCCACGTCTACGTCCACGCCTTCATGGACGGACGCGACACCATGCCCACTAGCGGCGTCGGCTACCTCCAGGAGCTGCACCGCAAGTTCCACGAGTACGGCGTCGGCGTCATCGCCAGCGTCAGCGGCCGCTACTACGCCATGGACCGCGACCTGCGCTGGGAAAAAGAGCGTCAGGCATTTGACGCCATGGTCACAGGCCATCCCGAAGGCGGACTCTACGGCAGCCCCGTCGAGCGTCTCCGCGAGCTCTACAACAACGGCATCACCGACGAGTTCGTCCCGCCCTTCACCTGCATCAACCCAACCGATGGCAAACCAGTCGGCCTCATCCGCGACCGCGACGTCGTGATTAATTTCAACTATCGCGCCGACCGAGCCCGCCAGATCACCCGCGTCCTCGGACGCAACTCCGGCTTCGCGCCCGACGCAGGACAGCATCTGCCCAAAGCCGCTGAGCTGGACGAAATGATCCCGCGCAATCTCGTCCCGCGCGACCTGCACTACGTAGCGATGACGCAGTACGACAAGACATTCACTGTCCCGGTCGTCATCCCACCCGAGAGCATGGACAACCTGCTCGCCAACCTCATGGCGCAGGCCAACCTCCGCAACCTCCGCGTAGCCGAGACGGAAAAGTACGCGCACGTCACCTACTTCTTCAACGGCGGAATCGAAAAACCCTTCGCCGGCGAAGACCGCGTCCTCGTCCCCTCGCAGAAGGTCGCAACCTACGACCTCGCGCCGGAGATGTCCGCCGCAGGCATCGGCGACGCAGTCGTCAAGGCCATTGGAGACACGGCGTTCGACGTGATCATCGTCAACTTCGCCAACGCCGACATGGTCGGCCACTCCGGCAAACTGGAGCCAACGATCAAGGGAGTCGAAACCATCGACACGCAGCTCGCGCGCATCTACCAGGCGATCAAGCAGCGCGGAGGCTCACTACTCGTCACCGCCGACCACGGCAACGCCGAGATGCTCATCGATCCGGCAACCGGCGGCCCGCACACCGCGCACACGACAAACCCGGTCCCGTTCATCCTGATCACCGAAGACGGCAAAAAAGTAAGCCTGCGCGAAGGCGGAAGCCTGCGCGACATTTCGCCCACAGTCCTCGACCTGCTCAACCTCGGCCAACCGAAGGACATGACCGGAGGCAACCTCCGCATCGAGCAGACCCGCTAA
- a CDS encoding UDP-glucose--hexose-1-phosphate uridylyltransferase → MNPLAENNPHRRYNPLKREWVLVSPHRTQRPWQGQVEKPVQPAALTYDPNCYLCPGNTRAGGVRTDKYTSTYVFENDFAALKPDAPQFADDQGNQGLLVAEGESGICRVICFSPRHDLTLAKMSVPEIRAVVDVWAEQYKELGSREDIAYVQVFENRGAMMGASNPHPHGQIWASRSIPNEVVAELAGQRQYLAEHHTCLLCAYREMETRLAERIIASNASFIALVPFWAVWPFEVMVLPTRHVAGLEEMTDAEREDFAAILKSVTSTYDKVFDTPFPYSMGLHPQPFNDEDHPEWHFHAHFYPPLLRSATVRKFMVGFELLGGPQRDITPESAAETLRQAAAR, encoded by the coding sequence CGCACCGCCGCTACAATCCGCTCAAGCGCGAATGGGTCCTCGTCTCGCCGCACCGCACGCAGCGCCCCTGGCAGGGCCAGGTCGAAAAGCCCGTCCAGCCCGCGGCCCTCACCTACGATCCCAACTGCTACCTCTGCCCCGGCAACACCCGCGCAGGCGGCGTACGCACCGACAAGTACACCAGCACCTACGTCTTCGAAAACGACTTCGCAGCACTCAAGCCCGACGCCCCGCAGTTCGCCGACGACCAGGGCAACCAGGGCCTGCTCGTAGCCGAAGGCGAGAGCGGCATCTGCCGCGTTATCTGTTTCTCGCCGCGCCACGACCTGACGCTCGCAAAGATGTCCGTCCCCGAGATCCGCGCCGTCGTCGACGTCTGGGCCGAGCAGTACAAAGAGCTGGGCTCGCGCGAAGACATCGCCTACGTGCAGGTCTTCGAGAACCGCGGCGCCATGATGGGCGCCAGCAACCCGCACCCGCACGGACAGATCTGGGCCAGCCGCTCCATCCCCAACGAAGTCGTCGCCGAGCTCGCCGGCCAGCGCCAGTATCTCGCCGAGCACCACACCTGCCTGCTCTGTGCCTACCGCGAGATGGAGACGCGCCTCGCCGAGCGCATCATCGCCTCCAACGCCAGCTTCATAGCGCTCGTCCCATTCTGGGCCGTCTGGCCGTTTGAAGTGATGGTGCTGCCCACGCGCCACGTCGCCGGCCTCGAAGAGATGACCGACGCCGAGCGCGAAGACTTCGCCGCTATCCTCAAAAGCGTCACCAGCACCTACGACAAAGTCTTCGACACGCCGTTCCCCTATTCAATGGGCCTGCACCCGCAGCCATTCAACGACGAAGACCACCCCGAGTGGCACTTCCACGCGCACTTCTACCCACCGCTGCTGCGCTCGGCCACAGTCCGCAAATTCATGGTCGGCTTCGAACTCCTCGGCGGCCCGCAACGAGACATCACACCCGAGTCCGCCGCCGAAACCCTCCGCCAGGCCGCCGCCCGCTAA